The Pelagibacterium halotolerans B2 genome has a segment encoding these proteins:
- the rplM gene encoding 50S ribosomal protein L13: protein MKTYSAKAGEIDKKWVLIDAEGLVVGRLAAVIATRLRGKHLPTFTPNQDMGDNVIVINADKVKFTGKKLDDKRFYWHTGYPGGIKDRTMRELLEGRFPERVVENAVRRMMPGGPLTRAQLKNLRVYAGAEHPHEAQQPETLDVAALNTKNVRVK from the coding sequence ATGAAAACCTACTCGGCCAAGGCTGGCGAGATCGACAAGAAGTGGGTTTTGATCGACGCTGAGGGCCTCGTGGTAGGCCGTCTCGCTGCGGTCATCGCCACCCGCCTGCGCGGCAAGCACCTGCCGACCTTCACCCCCAATCAGGACATGGGCGACAACGTTATCGTCATCAATGCCGACAAGGTGAAGTTCACGGGCAAGAAGCTCGATGACAAGCGCTTTTACTGGCACACCGGCTACCCCGGTGGCATCAAGGACCGCACCATGCGCGAACTGCTCGAGGGTCGTTTCCCCGAGCGCGTCGTCGAAAACGCCGTGCGCCGCATGATGCCTGGTGGCCCGCTGACCCGTGCCCAGCTCAAGAACCTGCGCGTTTACGCAGGTGCCGAGCATCCCCATGAAGCCCAGCAGCCCGAAACGCTCGATGTTGCCGCGCTCAACACCAAGAATGTGAGGGTGAAGTAA
- the rpsI gene encoding 30S ribosomal protein S9 — MSETINSLEDLGTATDTAVNDAPVYTQKLDSYGRAYATGKRKDAVARVWIKPGSGKITVNGKEFTAYFARPVLQMILQQPIVTAERVDQYDVIATVAGGGLSGQAGAIRHGLSQALTHYEPELRPALKKGGFLTRDSRVVERKKYGKAKARRSFQFSKR; from the coding sequence ATGTCCGAGACCATCAACTCCCTCGAAGACCTCGGCACGGCAACCGATACCGCTGTCAATGATGCGCCGGTCTATACCCAGAAGCTCGACAGCTATGGCCGCGCCTATGCCACCGGCAAGCGCAAGGACGCCGTTGCCCGCGTATGGATCAAGCCCGGCTCGGGCAAGATCACCGTCAACGGCAAGGAATTCACTGCCTATTTCGCCCGTCCGGTTCTCCAGATGATCCTGCAGCAGCCCATCGTGACCGCGGAACGTGTCGACCAGTACGACGTGATCGCAACGGTCGCCGGTGGCGGTCTGTCCGGCCAGGCCGGCGCCATTCGCCACGGCCTGTCCCAGGCGCTGACCCACTACGAGCCCGAGCTTCGCCCGGCGCTCAAGAAGGGCGGCTTCCTGACCCGCGACAGCCGTGTGGTTGAGCGTAAGAAGTACGGCAAGGCCAAGGCCCGTCGTTCCTTCCAGTTCTCCAAGCGCTGA
- a CDS encoding ABC transporter ATP-binding protein, producing MNMQITAAEPAVAVLGLNKTYDTGFSALKNINLDIRAGEIFALLGPNGAGKTTLIGTICGMVRPTGGQILVGGHDVVTEFRKTRAMIGMVPQELSADRFETVWATVSFTRGLFGKPRNDKVIEKILRDLSLWDKRNDKLITLSGGMKRRVLIAKALSHEPKILFLDEPTAGVDVELRRDMWNVVRELRENGVTIILTTHYIEEAEEMADRIGVISNGEIVLVEEKTELMRKLGKKDLAVQLQEPLKTLPQSLNDLGLKLSDDGEELRYSYDSQADRTGIATLIGALNAEGISIKDLSTHQSSLEEIFIGLLRDRT from the coding sequence ATGAATATGCAAATAACGGCCGCTGAACCTGCGGTAGCGGTTCTGGGTCTCAACAAGACCTATGACACGGGCTTTTCAGCCCTGAAAAATATCAATCTCGACATCAGGGCAGGCGAAATTTTTGCATTGCTCGGACCGAACGGCGCGGGAAAGACCACGTTGATCGGCACGATCTGCGGAATGGTTCGGCCCACGGGCGGGCAGATCCTTGTCGGTGGACACGATGTGGTCACCGAATTCCGCAAGACGCGCGCCATGATCGGCATGGTGCCCCAGGAGTTGAGTGCGGATCGTTTCGAGACAGTGTGGGCGACCGTCTCGTTCACCCGCGGCCTGTTCGGCAAGCCGCGCAACGATAAGGTCATCGAAAAAATCCTGCGTGACCTCTCGCTCTGGGACAAGCGCAACGACAAGCTGATCACGCTCTCGGGCGGCATGAAGCGCCGCGTGCTGATCGCCAAGGCGCTCAGCCACGAACCGAAAATCCTGTTTCTCGACGAGCCCACGGCAGGCGTCGACGTCGAACTCCGGCGTGACATGTGGAATGTCGTGCGCGAGCTGCGCGAAAACGGCGTCACGATCATTCTCACCACCCACTATATCGAGGAAGCCGAGGAAATGGCCGACCGGATCGGGGTCATCTCGAACGGCGAGATCGTTCTGGTCGAGGAGAAGACCGAGTTGATGCGCAAGCTCGGCAAAAAGGACCTTGCGGTCCAACTGCAGGAGCCGCTCAAGACCTTGCCGCAATCGCTCAACGATCTCGGGCTGAAACTCTCCGATGACGGTGAGGAACTGCGCTACAGCTATGACAGCCAGGCCGACCGTACCGGCATCGCGACCCTGATCGGCGCCCTCAACGCCGAAGGCATCAGCATCAAGGATCTGTCGACCCATCAGTCCTCGCTCGAGGAAATCTTCATTGGCCTTCTGAGGGACCGGACATGA